The Serratia rhizosphaerae genome has a segment encoding these proteins:
- the fur gene encoding ferric iron uptake transcriptional regulator, with translation MTDNNTALKKAGLKVTLPRLKILEVLQDPACHHVSAEDLYKKLIDMGEEIGLATVYRVLNQFDDAGIVTRHNFEGGKSVFELTQQHHHDHLICLDCGKVIEFSDESIEQRQRDIAKQHGIKLTNHSLYLYGHCASGDCRENDTLHNKK, from the coding sequence ATGACTGACAACAACACCGCATTGAAGAAGGCCGGCTTAAAAGTCACGCTTCCGCGACTCAAAATCCTGGAAGTGCTGCAAGATCCGGCTTGCCATCATGTCAGTGCGGAAGATTTGTATAAGAAACTGATCGACATGGGCGAAGAAATTGGTCTGGCGACGGTTTACCGCGTACTGAACCAGTTCGACGACGCCGGTATCGTCACGCGCCATAACTTCGAAGGCGGCAAGTCAGTATTCGAACTGACCCAACAGCATCATCACGATCACCTGATCTGCCTGGACTGCGGCAAAGTGATCGAATTCAGCGATGAGTCTATCGAACAACGTCAGCGCGATATCGCCAAACAGCACGGCATCAAACTCACCAACCACAGCCTGTACCTGTACGGCCACTGTGCCAGCGGTGACTGCCGTGAAAACGACACGCTGCATAACAAGAAGTAA
- the ybfF gene encoding esterase gives MNFAMKLHYQLLAAQAVNADTLPILLIHGLFGNLDNLGVLARDLNQQHSVIKVDLRNHGLSPRSDEMSYAAMAQDLLTLLDDLRIERAIVIGHSMGGKAAMAMTALAPERIARLVVIDIAPVGYQTRHHDDIFAALTAVSDAGITQRQQAAQLMRDYLDEEGVIQFLLKSFHQGEWRFNLPVLIANYAAIIGWHDVPAWPHPILFIRGGLSAYVQNSYRDAIARQFPQARAYEVAGTGHWVHAEKPQAVLRAIHRFLAEP, from the coding sequence ATGAACTTCGCGATGAAATTACATTATCAATTGCTGGCCGCACAGGCGGTGAACGCCGATACCCTTCCTATCCTGCTGATCCACGGCCTGTTCGGCAATCTCGACAACCTCGGGGTGCTGGCGCGCGATTTGAATCAGCAGCACAGCGTCATCAAAGTGGACCTGCGCAACCATGGCCTGTCGCCGCGTTCCGATGAGATGAGCTACGCGGCGATGGCGCAGGATCTGCTGACGCTGCTGGACGACCTCCGGATCGAGCGCGCCATCGTGATCGGCCATTCGATGGGCGGCAAAGCCGCCATGGCGATGACGGCGCTGGCGCCAGAGCGCATCGCGCGGCTGGTGGTCATCGATATCGCCCCGGTGGGCTACCAGACCCGGCACCATGATGACATCTTCGCCGCTCTGACGGCGGTCAGCGACGCCGGCATCACCCAGCGCCAACAGGCGGCGCAGCTGATGCGCGACTATCTGGATGAAGAAGGCGTCATCCAGTTCCTGCTGAAATCCTTTCATCAGGGAGAGTGGCGCTTCAACCTGCCGGTACTGATCGCCAACTACGCGGCGATTATCGGCTGGCACGACGTGCCCGCCTGGCCGCATCCGATTCTGTTTATCCGCGGCGGGCTGTCGGCGTACGTGCAAAATAGCTACCGTGACGCCATTGCACGCCAGTTCCCGCAGGCACGCGCCTATGAGGTGGCCGGCACCGGACACTGGGTGCACGCGGAAAAACCGCAGGCCGTACTGCGCGCTATTCACCGCTTTTTGGCCGAGCCATAA
- the glnS gene encoding glutamine--tRNA ligase yields the protein MSEAEARPTNFIRQIIDEDLASGKHTTVHTRFPPEPNGYLHIGHAKSICLNFGIAKDYQGQCNLRFDDTNPVKEDLEFVDSIKHDVEWLGFQWSGNVRYSSDYFDQLHQYAVELIGKGLAYVDELTPEQIREYRGTLTAPGKNSPYRDRTVEENLALFEKMRNGEFAEGTACLRAKIDMASPFIVMRDPVLYRIKFAEHHQTGNKWCIYPMYDFTHCISDALEGITHSLCTLEFQDNRRLYDWVLDNITIPCHPRQYEFSRLNLEYAIMSKRKLNQLVTEKVVEGWDDPRMPTVSGLRRRGYTAASIREFCQRIGVTKQDNNVEMMALESCIRDDLNENAPRAMAVLDPVKVVIENLPADLVETVTMPNHPNKPEMGSREVPFSREVYIDRADFREEANKQYKRLVLGKEVRLRNAYVIKAERVEKNDAGDITTIFCSYDAETLSKDPADGRKVKGVIHWVSAAHAVPAEIRLYDRLFSVANPGAAEDFLATINPESLVVKQGFVEPSLAQAQPEHAYQFEREGYFCADSRDSSAEHLVFNRTVGLRDTWAKVGA from the coding sequence ATGAGTGAGGCTGAAGCCCGCCCAACCAATTTTATCCGTCAGATCATCGATGAAGATCTGGCGTCAGGGAAGCATACGACGGTTCATACCCGCTTCCCGCCTGAACCTAATGGCTATCTGCACATCGGCCATGCGAAATCCATCTGCCTGAACTTTGGCATCGCCAAGGATTACCAAGGGCAGTGCAACCTGCGTTTTGACGATACCAACCCGGTGAAGGAAGATCTCGAGTTCGTTGACTCCATCAAGCATGACGTAGAGTGGCTGGGTTTCCAATGGAGCGGCAACGTTCGTTACTCCTCTGACTATTTCGACCAGCTGCACCAGTATGCCGTTGAACTGATCGGCAAAGGCCTGGCCTACGTTGATGAACTGACGCCGGAGCAAATTCGCGAATATCGCGGCACCCTGACCGCGCCGGGCAAAAACAGCCCGTACCGCGATCGTACGGTGGAAGAGAACCTGGCGCTGTTCGAAAAAATGCGTAACGGCGAGTTTGCCGAGGGCACCGCCTGCCTGCGCGCCAAAATTGATATGGCCTCGCCGTTTATCGTGATGCGCGACCCGGTGCTGTATCGGATCAAGTTTGCTGAACACCACCAGACGGGCAACAAGTGGTGCATCTATCCGATGTACGACTTCACCCACTGCATTTCCGATGCGCTGGAAGGCATTACTCACTCGCTGTGTACGCTGGAGTTCCAGGATAACCGTCGTCTGTATGACTGGGTGCTGGATAACATCACTATTCCTTGCCACCCGCGTCAGTATGAATTCTCGCGACTCAACCTTGAGTACGCCATCATGTCGAAGCGCAAGCTGAACCAGCTGGTGACCGAGAAGGTCGTGGAAGGCTGGGACGATCCGCGTATGCCGACCGTATCCGGTCTGCGCCGCCGCGGCTATACCGCCGCCTCTATCCGCGAATTCTGTCAGCGTATCGGCGTGACCAAGCAGGATAACAACGTTGAAATGATGGCGTTGGAGTCATGCATCCGTGACGATCTGAATGAGAACGCGCCGCGCGCCATGGCGGTGCTGGATCCGGTCAAAGTGGTGATCGAGAACCTGCCGGCGGATCTGGTGGAAACGGTGACGATGCCTAACCATCCGAACAAGCCGGAAATGGGCAGCCGTGAAGTGCCGTTCAGCCGCGAAGTGTATATCGACCGCGCTGACTTCCGTGAAGAAGCCAACAAGCAGTACAAGCGTCTGGTATTGGGCAAGGAAGTGCGCCTGCGCAATGCTTATGTCATCAAGGCAGAGCGCGTTGAGAAAAACGATGCCGGCGATATCACCACCATTTTCTGCAGTTACGATGCAGAGACGCTGAGCAAAGATCCGGCCGACGGCCGCAAGGTGAAGGGCGTGATTCACTGGGTGTCGGCGGCGCATGCCGTGCCGGCGGAAATCCGCCTGTATGACCGTCTGTTCAGCGTAGCAAACCCGGGGGCGGCGGAAGACTTCCTGGCCACCATTAATCCGGAATCGCTGGTGGTCAAGCAGGGCTTTGTCGAGCCAAGCCTGGCTCAGGCGCAGCCTGAGCACGCCTACCAGTTTGAGCGCGAAGGCTATTTCTGTGCCGACAGCCGCGACTCTTCGGCTGAGCATCTGGTGTTTAACCGCACCGTGGGCCTGCGTGACACCTGGGCTAAAGTGGGCGCGTAA
- the seqA gene encoding replication initiation negative regulator SeqA, with translation MKTIEVDEELYRYIASHTQHIGESASDILRRMLKFSAGQPVRSASVVAQGQEPEKAAAPRPRDRVRAMRELLLSDEYAEQNKAVNRFMLVLSTLYTLDAAGFAMATDALHGRTRTYFAGDQQTLLANGTHTKPKHVPGTPYWVITNTNTGRKRSMIEHIMLAMQFPTELTEKVCGTI, from the coding sequence ATGAAAACTATTGAAGTCGACGAAGAACTTTACCGTTATATTGCCAGCCACACGCAACATATCGGGGAAAGTGCGTCCGATATTTTACGGCGTATGTTGAAGTTTTCCGCAGGGCAACCTGTGCGTAGCGCAAGCGTAGTGGCCCAGGGTCAGGAGCCGGAAAAAGCGGCGGCGCCACGCCCGCGCGATCGCGTACGCGCCATGCGCGAACTGCTGCTGTCGGATGAATACGCCGAGCAGAACAAAGCCGTAAATCGCTTTATGTTGGTACTTTCTACGCTGTACACCCTGGATGCGGCCGGTTTCGCCATGGCGACCGACGCGTTGCATGGCCGTACCCGCACCTATTTTGCCGGCGATCAGCAAACGTTGCTGGCAAATGGAACGCACACCAAACCGAAACACGTTCCGGGTACGCCTTACTGGGTGATCACCAATACCAATACCGGCCGTAAACGCAGCATGATCGAGCACATCATGCTGGCTATGCAGTTCCCGACGGAGCTGACAGAAAAGGTTTGCGGGACTATTTGA
- the chiQ gene encoding ChiQ/YbfN family lipoprotein, translated as MKKRMLAVTVAVGLAGCVQPQAAPEDGRLRQAYAACINTAEGSPEKLYSCQAVLDVLRQEQRHQPFAEQETVRVMDYQKCIQALHSGDGQAYHERCGKLWQEIRANNHDDQGG; from the coding sequence ATGAAGAAACGCATGTTGGCGGTAACCGTAGCGGTAGGGTTGGCGGGCTGCGTACAGCCGCAGGCGGCGCCGGAAGACGGCCGCTTACGGCAGGCATACGCCGCCTGCATCAATACCGCAGAAGGCTCGCCGGAAAAGTTGTACTCCTGCCAGGCGGTACTGGATGTCTTGCGGCAAGAGCAACGGCACCAGCCGTTTGCTGAACAGGAAACGGTACGCGTGATGGATTACCAAAAATGCATTCAGGCGCTGCACAGCGGCGACGGCCAGGCGTATCACGAGCGCTGCGGCAAGCTGTGGCAAGAAATTCGGGCCAATAACCACGATGACCAAGGAGGCTGA
- the fldA gene encoding flavodoxin FldA has protein sequence MANVGIFFGSDTGNTENIAKMIQKLLRKDFGDDVAEIHDIAKSSKEDLDAFDILLLGIPTWYYGEAQCDWDDFFPTLEEIDFNGKLVALFGCGDQEDYAEYFCDAMGTIRDIIEPRGAAIVGHWPTKGYHFEASKGLADDDNFIGLAIDEDRQPELTNERVEAWVKQIVEELSLADIIG, from the coding sequence ATGGCTAACGTAGGCATTTTCTTTGGCAGCGACACGGGCAATACCGAAAACATTGCCAAGATGATTCAAAAGCTCCTTCGCAAAGATTTCGGCGATGATGTTGCTGAGATTCACGACATCGCCAAAAGCAGCAAAGAAGATCTGGACGCATTTGACATTTTGCTGCTGGGCATCCCGACCTGGTACTACGGTGAAGCACAATGTGACTGGGACGACTTTTTCCCGACGCTGGAAGAAATAGACTTCAACGGTAAGCTGGTTGCGCTGTTCGGCTGCGGCGATCAGGAAGACTATGCCGAGTACTTCTGTGACGCGATGGGCACCATCCGCGATATTATCGAACCACGCGGCGCTGCCATCGTCGGCCACTGGCCAACCAAAGGCTACCATTTCGAAGCCTCCAAGGGTCTGGCGGACGATGACAACTTTATCGGCTTGGCCATTGATGAAGACCGCCAGCCGGAACTGACCAACGAACGCGTGGAAGCCTGGGTCAAACAGATTGTTGAAGAGCTGAGCCTGGCCGATATCATCGGCTGA
- a CDS encoding family 20 glycosylhydrolase codes for MNRFKLSALAVLAATAGMFGAIGNAMADQPLVDRLSQLKLNIKILDNRAADSGVDCARLGADWAACNKVLITLANDGQAITAKDWAIYFHSPRQTLEVGNQQFRITHLTGDLYKLEPTDAFRGFPANQAVDIPIVAEYWQLFKTDFLPRWYATSGDAKPKVLTNTDTEDLDRFVAPFTGDQWKRTKEDKNVLMTPASRFTRNADLQTLPAASLRGQIIPTPMSVQVHAQDIDLGNGVALALDALDQATANVVRDRFAQLGVPSAAAGYPIKTEVNPASFSGKMAQPGAYILTLGEKEARITGFDQSGVFYGLQSILSLIPLHGDKKIAALEARDAPRFAYRGLFLDVARNFHHKDAVLRLLDQMAAYKLNKFHFHLTDDEGWRIEIPGLPELTEVGGQRCHDLSETTCLLPQYGQGPDVYGGFFSRQDYIDILNYAQARHIEVIPEIDMPAHARAAVIAMEARYKKLHAQGKQQEAQEYRLVDPTDTSNTTSVQFFNRQSYLNPCLDSSTRFVDKVMGEIAKMHQQAGQPIGTWHFGGDEAKNIRLGAGYTDVKKPEAGKGMLDLNKEDKPWAKSQACQRLIDSGKVADMAHLPSYFGQEVSKLVKAHGIDRMQAWQDGLKDAKDAKAFATSRVGVNFWDTLYWGGFDSVNDWANKGYEVVVSNPDYVYLDFPYEVNPNDSGYYWGTRFSDERKIFSFAPDNMPQNAETSVDRDGNAFTAKSDKPWPGAYGLSAQLWSEVVRTDPQMEYMIFPRALSVAERAWHRAEWELDYQAGREYKGGETQFVDTKKLAQEWLIFANILGQRELAKLDAGGISYRLPVPGARIVGGRLEANIALPGLTIEYSTDGGQRWQRYDDAARPAVQGEVQIRSASPDGKRFSRAEPVAA; via the coding sequence ATGAACAGATTTAAACTGAGTGCCCTGGCCGTACTGGCGGCGACCGCCGGCATGTTCGGCGCGATCGGCAACGCCATGGCGGATCAACCGCTGGTGGATCGCCTTAGCCAGCTGAAGCTGAATATCAAAATACTGGACAACCGCGCGGCCGACAGCGGCGTGGATTGCGCCAGGCTGGGCGCCGACTGGGCGGCCTGCAACAAGGTGCTGATCACGTTGGCCAACGACGGCCAGGCGATTACCGCCAAAGATTGGGCGATCTATTTCCACAGCCCGCGGCAGACGCTGGAGGTGGGCAACCAACAGTTCCGCATCACTCACCTGACCGGCGATCTGTACAAGCTGGAGCCGACCGACGCGTTCCGGGGCTTCCCGGCCAACCAGGCGGTGGACATTCCCATCGTGGCCGAATACTGGCAGCTGTTTAAGACGGATTTCCTGCCGCGCTGGTATGCGACTTCCGGCGATGCCAAGCCGAAAGTGCTGACCAACACCGATACCGAGGATCTGGATCGGTTCGTGGCGCCGTTTACCGGCGATCAATGGAAGCGCACCAAAGAGGATAAAAACGTGCTGATGACGCCGGCCTCGCGCTTTACGCGTAACGCGGACCTGCAGACGTTGCCGGCCGCCTCGCTGCGTGGCCAGATCATCCCGACGCCGATGTCGGTGCAGGTTCATGCGCAGGATATCGATCTTGGCAACGGCGTGGCGCTGGCGCTTGACGCCTTGGATCAGGCGACGGCGAACGTGGTGCGCGACCGTTTTGCACAGCTTGGCGTGCCGAGCGCGGCGGCGGGCTACCCGATAAAGACGGAGGTTAATCCGGCGTCGTTCAGCGGAAAAATGGCGCAGCCCGGCGCTTATATTCTGACGCTGGGCGAGAAAGAGGCGCGGATTACCGGCTTTGATCAGAGCGGGGTGTTCTACGGCCTGCAGTCAATTCTGTCGTTGATCCCGCTGCACGGCGATAAAAAGATTGCCGCGCTGGAAGCGCGCGACGCGCCGCGCTTTGCCTATCGCGGCCTGTTCCTCGACGTGGCGCGTAACTTCCACCATAAAGATGCGGTGCTGCGCCTGCTGGATCAAATGGCGGCCTATAAGCTGAATAAATTCCATTTCCATCTGACCGACGATGAGGGCTGGCGTATTGAAATCCCCGGCCTGCCGGAGCTGACGGAGGTTGGCGGACAGCGCTGCCATGACCTGAGCGAAACCACCTGCCTGCTGCCGCAGTACGGTCAGGGGCCGGATGTGTACGGCGGTTTCTTCTCACGTCAGGATTACATCGACATTCTCAACTATGCGCAGGCGCGCCATATTGAGGTGATTCCGGAAATCGACATGCCGGCGCATGCCCGTGCGGCGGTGATCGCCATGGAGGCGCGCTATAAGAAACTGCATGCGCAGGGCAAACAGCAAGAAGCGCAGGAGTACCGGCTGGTGGATCCGACCGACACCTCGAACACCACCTCGGTGCAGTTCTTCAACCGCCAGAGCTACCTGAACCCATGTCTGGACTCTTCCACCCGCTTTGTTGACAAAGTGATGGGGGAAATTGCCAAGATGCATCAGCAGGCGGGGCAGCCGATCGGCACCTGGCACTTTGGCGGCGACGAGGCGAAAAACATCCGGCTGGGCGCCGGCTATACCGATGTGAAGAAGCCGGAAGCGGGCAAGGGCATGCTTGACCTGAACAAAGAAGACAAGCCATGGGCGAAGTCACAGGCCTGCCAACGGCTTATCGACAGCGGCAAAGTGGCGGATATGGCACATCTGCCGAGCTACTTCGGTCAGGAAGTCAGCAAGCTGGTGAAGGCGCACGGCATCGATCGGATGCAGGCCTGGCAGGATGGCCTGAAAGATGCCAAAGACGCCAAAGCGTTCGCCACCTCGCGCGTGGGCGTCAACTTCTGGGATACTCTGTACTGGGGCGGTTTTGACTCGGTGAACGACTGGGCCAACAAGGGCTATGAAGTGGTGGTTTCCAACCCGGACTATGTCTATCTGGACTTCCCGTATGAAGTGAACCCGAACGACAGCGGCTATTACTGGGGCACCCGCTTCAGCGACGAACGGAAAATCTTCAGCTTTGCGCCGGACAATATGCCGCAAAACGCGGAAACCTCGGTTGACCGCGACGGCAACGCCTTTACCGCCAAGAGCGATAAGCCGTGGCCGGGAGCGTATGGTCTGTCCGCCCAGCTGTGGAGCGAGGTGGTGCGCACCGATCCGCAGATGGAGTATATGATCTTCCCGCGCGCGCTGTCGGTGGCCGAACGCGCCTGGCACCGTGCCGAATGGGAGCTGGACTATCAGGCGGGCCGCGAATATAAGGGCGGTGAAACGCAGTTTGTCGATACCAAAAAGCTGGCGCAGGAGTGGCTGATTTTTGCCAATATTCTGGGGCAGCGCGAACTGGCCAAGCTGGATGCGGGCGGAATCAGTTACCGTCTGCCGGTGCCGGGCGCCCGTATTGTCGGCGGCAGGCTGGAGGCCAATATTGCGCTGCCGGGCCTGACGATCGAATATTCGACCGACGGCGGCCAGCGTTGGCAGCGTTATGATGATGCCGCCAGGCCGGCGGTGCAGGGCGAAGTGCAGATTCGTTCGGCAAGCCCGGATGGCAAGCGCTTTAGCCGCGCGGAGCCGGTAGCGGCTTAA
- the ybfE gene encoding LexA regulated protein, with translation MAKENTDRTTLDLFADERRPGRPKTNPLSRDEQLRINKRNQLRRDKVRGLRRVELKINAEAVEALNKLAEQRNISRSELIEQMLLAQLAEEQPSQ, from the coding sequence ATGGCAAAAGAAAACACGGATCGCACGACGCTGGATCTGTTCGCAGATGAACGCCGTCCGGGGCGCCCGAAAACCAACCCGTTATCCCGTGATGAACAGCTTAGAATTAATAAGCGTAATCAGTTACGGCGCGATAAAGTACGTGGATTACGGCGTGTGGAACTGAAAATCAACGCGGAAGCGGTGGAAGCGCTGAACAAGCTGGCCGAACAGCGCAATATCAGCCGCAGCGAACTGATCGAGCAGATGCTGCTGGCGCAGCTGGCGGAAGAGCAGCCGTCGCAATAA
- the nagE gene encoding N-acetylglucosamine-specific PTS transporter subunit IIBC — protein sequence MNILSYLQKVGRALMVPVATLPAAAILMGVGYWIDPVGWGGDNAVAAFFIKSGSAIIDNMSVLFAIGVAYGMSKDKDGAAALTGFVGFLVLTTLCSPAAVSMIQKIPLDQVPAAFGKIENQFVGILVGIISAEIYNRFSSVELPKALSFFSGRRLVPILISFLMILVAFILMYVWPLIFNGLVNFGEYIQKMGSVGAGLYAFFNRLLIPVGLHHALNSVFWFDVAGINDIPNFLGGQQSIEAGKAVVGITGRYQAGFFPIMMFGLPGAALAIYHCARPENKAKVAGIMMAAAFAAFFTGITEPLEFSFMFVAPVLYVIHAILTGISVFIAASMHWIAGFGFSAGLVDMALASRNPLATHWYMLIPQGLVFFVIYYAVFRFTITKFNLMTPGRELAVAGDETDGYDVDAAAGKDENATTTLARRYVSAIGGSDNLTGIDACITRLRLNVKDSALVNDALAKRLGASGVIRLNKQSVQVIVGTQAELIASAMRGVVAAGPVAAASVPTTPQADAKPQAVPNAPQTVVLEAMVAPVSGEVVALDQVPDEAFASKAVGDGVAIRPTDSTVVAPADGTVVKIFNTNHAFCLETDKGVELVVHMGIDTVALNGQGFKRLVEEGAEVKAGEPVLEMDLEFLNANARSMISPVVVSNVDDYAGLDELASGNVVAGQTRLYVIKK from the coding sequence GTGAACATTCTTAGTTATTTACAAAAGGTGGGGCGCGCCTTGATGGTGCCGGTCGCCACGCTGCCGGCCGCCGCGATATTAATGGGCGTCGGCTACTGGATTGACCCGGTAGGCTGGGGCGGCGACAACGCGGTCGCCGCTTTCTTTATTAAGTCTGGTTCAGCCATTATCGACAATATGTCGGTGCTGTTCGCCATTGGCGTCGCCTACGGGATGTCGAAGGATAAGGACGGCGCCGCTGCGCTGACCGGCTTTGTCGGCTTCCTGGTGTTGACTACCCTTTGTTCGCCGGCTGCGGTATCGATGATTCAGAAAATCCCGCTGGATCAGGTGCCTGCCGCATTTGGTAAAATTGAAAACCAGTTCGTGGGGATTCTGGTGGGGATTATCTCCGCCGAAATCTACAACCGCTTCAGCAGCGTCGAGCTGCCGAAGGCGCTGTCGTTCTTCAGCGGCCGCCGTCTGGTGCCGATCCTGATCTCCTTCCTGATGATTCTGGTCGCCTTTATCCTGATGTACGTCTGGCCGCTTATCTTTAACGGTCTGGTGAACTTCGGTGAATATATTCAGAAAATGGGTTCGGTCGGCGCCGGTCTGTATGCCTTCTTCAACCGGCTGCTGATTCCGGTCGGCCTGCACCATGCGCTGAACTCGGTGTTCTGGTTTGACGTGGCCGGCATCAACGATATTCCTAACTTCCTCGGCGGCCAGCAGTCTATTGAAGCCGGCAAGGCGGTAGTGGGCATTACCGGCCGTTATCAGGCGGGCTTCTTCCCTATCATGATGTTCGGCCTGCCGGGTGCGGCGCTGGCGATTTACCACTGCGCGCGTCCGGAGAACAAGGCCAAAGTGGCGGGCATCATGATGGCCGCGGCGTTTGCCGCCTTCTTCACCGGCATCACCGAGCCGCTGGAGTTCTCCTTTATGTTTGTGGCGCCGGTGCTGTACGTGATCCACGCTATTCTGACCGGTATTTCCGTCTTTATCGCCGCCAGCATGCACTGGATTGCCGGCTTCGGCTTCAGCGCCGGCCTGGTGGATATGGCGCTCGCCTCCCGCAACCCGCTGGCCACCCACTGGTACATGCTGATCCCGCAGGGGCTGGTGTTCTTCGTTATCTACTATGCGGTGTTCCGTTTCACCATCACCAAGTTCAACCTGATGACCCCGGGCCGCGAGCTGGCGGTCGCCGGTGATGAAACCGACGGTTACGATGTTGACGCCGCCGCCGGGAAAGATGAAAACGCCACCACCACGCTGGCCCGCCGCTATGTGAGCGCGATTGGCGGTTCCGATAACCTGACCGGGATTGACGCCTGCATCACCCGCCTGCGTCTGAATGTGAAAGACTCTGCGCTGGTGAACGATGCGCTGGCGAAACGCCTGGGCGCCTCCGGCGTGATTCGCCTGAACAAACAGAGCGTCCAGGTGATTGTGGGAACGCAGGCCGAGCTGATCGCCAGCGCGATGCGCGGCGTTGTGGCTGCCGGCCCGGTAGCCGCCGCCAGCGTGCCGACGACGCCGCAGGCTGACGCGAAGCCGCAGGCGGTGCCTAATGCGCCGCAGACCGTGGTGCTGGAAGCGATGGTCGCGCCGGTCAGCGGCGAGGTCGTGGCGCTGGATCAGGTGCCGGACGAAGCCTTTGCCAGCAAAGCGGTAGGAGACGGCGTGGCAATCCGACCAACCGACAGCACCGTAGTGGCGCCGGCAGACGGCACTGTAGTGAAAATCTTCAACACCAACCATGCCTTCTGCCTGGAAACCGACAAGGGCGTTGAGCTGGTGGTGCATATGGGCATTGATACCGTGGCGCTGAACGGCCAGGGCTTTAAGCGCCTGGTGGAAGAAGGCGCCGAGGTGAAAGCCGGCGAGCCGGTGCTGGAGATGGATCTTGAGTTCCTGAATGCCAATGCGCGCTCGATGATCAGCCCGGTAGTAGTCAGCAACGTGGATGATTACGCCGGCCTGGATGAACTGGCAAGCGGTAACGTGGTTGCCGGCCAGACCCGACTGTACGTAATCAAAAAATAA
- the chiP gene encoding chitoporin ChiP, producing MATHGVRRNTLTLAVAGALLGTGLAMPPAAQAAGFIEDSTLSGGVYYWQRERDRKDLNKTKEMTRPDGSSVTVNNPDYNSYTTNLSHATANLSLDFSSGYAWDMLGLDIAAFSAIEIAESKDSGHPNEISFSSSNRTYDETYQGDKGGVSLYKAAAKFKYGPLWARAGYIQPSGQTLLAPHWSFLPGTYRGAEAGANFDYGDAGALSFSYMWTDKYKAPWHIEMDDFRQNDRKTSVSYLHSIGAKYDFKNDLVLEAAFGQAQGYVNQYFAKAAYQFELFGNPLTTSYQFYGAEDRISDKHDPNSIYDGLAWLQALTFGYTTGQFTWRLEGTMVKAEGNQGYFLQRMTPTYASSNGRLDVWWDNRSDFNANGEKALYAGVMYDLSKWNLPGWAVGGSYVYAWDAKPSTNPIYDQNQRLKESAYSLDAMYTVQEGRAKGTLFKLHFTQYDNHSDIPSWGGGYGNIFQDERDVKFMVIAPFTIF from the coding sequence ATGGCTACGCACGGTGTTCGGCGTAATACGCTGACGCTTGCTGTCGCGGGCGCGCTGTTGGGGACAGGGTTGGCGATGCCCCCGGCGGCGCAGGCAGCAGGATTTATCGAGGATTCCACGCTAAGCGGCGGCGTGTATTACTGGCAGCGCGAACGCGATCGTAAAGATTTAAATAAAACCAAAGAGATGACCAGGCCGGACGGCAGCAGCGTCACGGTCAATAACCCCGATTACAACAGCTATACCACCAATCTGTCGCATGCAACCGCCAACCTGAGCCTGGATTTCAGTTCCGGCTACGCCTGGGACATGCTGGGTCTGGATATTGCCGCCTTCAGCGCGATTGAAATTGCGGAAAGCAAAGACAGCGGCCACCCGAACGAAATCTCGTTCTCCAGCAGCAACCGCACCTATGACGAAACGTATCAGGGGGATAAGGGCGGGGTGAGTCTGTACAAAGCCGCCGCCAAATTCAAATATGGTCCGCTCTGGGCGCGCGCCGGTTATATCCAACCCAGCGGCCAAACGCTGCTGGCGCCGCACTGGAGCTTTTTACCGGGCACCTATCGCGGCGCGGAGGCCGGCGCCAATTTCGACTACGGTGATGCCGGTGCTCTCAGCTTCTCTTATATGTGGACCGATAAATATAAGGCTCCATGGCATATTGAGATGGATGACTTCCGCCAGAATGACAGGAAAACGTCGGTTTCCTATCTGCACTCTATCGGCGCCAAATATGATTTTAAAAACGATCTGGTGCTGGAAGCGGCCTTTGGTCAGGCGCAAGGCTATGTGAACCAGTATTTCGCCAAGGCCGCCTACCAATTTGAACTGTTCGGCAACCCGCTCACCACCAGCTATCAATTCTACGGCGCTGAAGACCGCATCAGCGATAAGCACGATCCTAACAGCATTTACGACGGGCTGGCCTGGCTGCAGGCGCTGACCTTCGGCTACACCACCGGCCAGTTTACCTGGCGTCTGGAAGGCACCATGGTCAAGGCCGAAGGTAACCAGGGCTACTTCCTGCAGCGTATGACGCCGACCTATGCCTCCTCGAACGGCCGCCTGGATGTGTGGTGGGACAACCGTTCCGACTTTAACGCCAACGGTGAGAAAGCGCTCTACGCCGGAGTGATGTACGACCTGAGCAAATGGAACCTGCCGGGCTGGGCGGTCGGCGGCTCTTACGTCTACGCCTGGGACGCCAAACCGAGCACTAACCCGATTTACGATCAGAACCAGCGTCTGAAAGAGAGCGCCTACAGTCTGGATGCGATGTACACCGTGCAGGAAGGGCGCGCCAAAGGCACGTTATTCAAGCTGCACTTCACGCAGTATGACAACCATTCCGATATTCCGAGTTGGGGCGGCGGCTACGGCAACATCTTCCAGGATGAACGCGACGTCAAATTTATGGTTATCGCACCGTTCACCATTTTTTAA